From one Anabas testudineus chromosome 21, fAnaTes1.2, whole genome shotgun sequence genomic stretch:
- the rpl8 gene encoding 60S ribosomal protein L8, whose product MGRVIRGQRKGAGSVFKAHVKHRKGAAKLRHIDFAERHGYIKGIVKDIIHDPGRGAPLAKVAFRDPYRFKKRTELFIAAEGIHTGQFIYCGKKAQLNIGNVLPVGTMPEGTIICSVEEKPGDRGKLARASGNYATVISHNPETKKTRVKLPSGSKKVISSANRAVVGVVAGGGRIDKPILKAGRAYHKYKAKRNCWPRVRGVAMNPVEHPFGGGNHQHIGKPSTIRRDAPAGRKVGLIAARRTGRLRGTKTVQEKEN is encoded by the exons ATGGGACGTGTGATCAGGGGACAGAGAAAAGGTGCGGGCTCCGTGTTCAAAGCCCACGTCAAGCACAGAAAAGGTGCCGCTAAACTCCGTCACATTGACTTCGCTGAACGCCATGGTTACATCAAGGGGATTGTGAAG GATATCATCCATGACCCCGGCCGTGGTGCTCCCCTGGCCAAAGTGGCCTTCCGTGATCCATACCGCTTCAAGAAGAGGACAGAGCTCTTCATCGCTGCTGAGGGCATCCACACTGGACAGTTCATCTACTGTGGCAAGAAGG CTCAGCTGAACATCGGTAATGTCCTGCCCGTTGGCACAATGCCTGAGGGAACCATCATCTGCTCCGTGGAGGAAAAACCAGGTGACCGAGGCAAGCTGGCCCGCGCATCAGGAAACTACGCCACAGTCATCTCTCACAACCCAGAGACCAAGAAGACCAGAGTCAAGCTGCCCTCAGGCTCCAAGAAAGTCATCTCCTCAGCCAACAGAGCAGTTGTCG GTGTGGTTGCTGGAGGTGGTCGTATTGACAAGCCCATTCTGAAGGCCGGTCGTGCCTACCACAAGTACAAGGCCAAGAGGAACTGCTGGCCACGTGTCCGTGGTGTGGCTATGAAC ccCGTTGAGCATCCCTTCGGTGGTGGTAACCATCAGCACATTGGCAAACCCTCAACAATCAGGAGGGATGCACCTGCTGGTCGCAAGGTCGGTCTTATTGCTGCCCGTCGTACAGGCAGACTGCGCGGAACAAAGACCGTCCAGGAGAAGGAGAACTAA